AGCAGCCGCACAACGGGTCCTTGAACACGGTGATGAGCGTCCGCGCGTCAGGCGCGGGCAGTTCACCGCGGGCGCGAGACGTCAGGGCGCCGAACGCGCGACGCGGGAAGACGACAGCGACGACGGCACTCCCGGCCGCGGTGAGCCAGGCGCGACGGGAGAGGACGACGGGGTCACAGGCGGGGATCATGACCCGGACGGTGCCCTACGCCCGCCGCGCGCGCAAGAGCGTCGCGCTCGGCGTCGGCGAGCGGGCGCAGCGCGCCGCGGGCGAGGGACCCCAGGGCGAGCGGGCCGACGGCCACCCGGATCAGCCGGCGCACCTCGACGTCGGCGGCGGCGAGCATGCGCCGGATGTGCCGGTTTCGGCCCTCGTGCAGGACGAGCTCCAGCCAGCCGCTCCGGTCGGCCGCGCGCAGCACGCGCGCGGCGGCGGCCGCGAGACGTTCGCCCTCTGGCGTGTCGAGTCCGGCCAGGAGCCGGGCGACGAGGGCGTCGTGGGGGCGCACGTCGACCTGCACGTGGTACGTCTTGGGCACGTGCGACGACGGCGCGAGGAGCGCGTTTGCCCAGCGCGTGTCGTTCGTGAAGAGGAGCAGCCCTTCGCTGGCCCGGTCGAGTCGGCCGACGGGAGCGACGAACTCCGCGACGTCGGGCGGCAGCAGGCTGTAGACGCTCGGCGCCCCGCGTTCGTCGACGCGCGACACCACCACGCCGCGGGGTTTGTGCAGGGCGTAGTAGCGTCGCGTGGCGGCGCGCACGGGCGCGCCGTCGAGCGTGAGGCGGTCGCGGCGCGGATCGATGCGGAGGGTCGGGTCGTGCACGAGGCGGCCGTTGACGCGCACGCGCCCGGCCTCGACCCACCGCTCGCCGTCGCGGCGGGAGCCGGCGCCGAGCTTCGAGAGCGCGCGGGCGACGCCGACGCGGTCCCCATGCGCCGGGTCGGCCGCGGTCCGGGGCGGGCCGCCCGGCGCGTCCCGCCGGTAGCTTTGGGTGTCCGAGCGCCTGCGTCGCGCCCCGCCGTCCCGCTCCCGATGAGTCATTCGCCGTCTGATTTGCCGTCCCACACGCCGCCCGCCCCGCCGTCGACCGTGCGCTTCCCCGTTGATGCGGGCCGAGCGAGCGAGGTGCTCGAGGCCGCCGACGCGATGGCGCCCGAGGAACTCGACGCGCTGCCGTACGGGATGATCCAGCTCGACGCGTCCGGGCGCATTCTCAAGTACAACGCCGTCGAGTCGCGGCTGGCGTCGCTGCCGCAGGCACAGGCGATCGGGAAGCAGTTCTTCACCGAGGTCGCGCCGTGTACCAAGGTGCAGCAGTTCTACGGGCGCTTCAAGGACGGCGTGGTGCGCGAGTCGCTCGACGCGACGTTCGAGTTCCACTTCGCGTTCAAGCAGGAGCCGCGCGACGTTACCGTGCGGCTATTCTACTCGCGGCGGACGCGGAGCGTGTGGGTGATGATCTCGGACCACCAGCGAGTACCCGCGGCCGCGGCGGCGTAGGCGCGAGACGGGCACCCGCGTCCGCGCCCTCACCACGGTCGCACGGCGTCGGCGACCCGCCCGGCTGCGACGAGTTCGCGCAGTTCGTCGCCTAACGCCGCGCTCGCCTCCACGACGCGCTGCCACCGGCGCACCCGCTCGGCCTCGGGGAGCGCGTAGAAGTCCTGCCGGTCGGGGATCTTGCCGCCCGGCAGCGAAGCGACGAACGCCTCGGACGGCGCGATCAGCAGCGCGCGGCGGAAGTTTGCGCGCCCGGCCGCGCCCGTGACGCGGCGCCAGCCGAGCTGGCGGTCGAACCACCCCGGCACGAGGTGGGCGTAGAAGTGCGGGTAGAGCACGAGGCCGCCCCCGCCGACCGGGGGCGGGCCGAAGTCGAGGTCGGGGTGGTAGTCGAGGATGCCGCCGTCCCAGAAGGTGCCCGGGAGTGCGGTGCCGTCCGCGCCCGGGATGCGCACGCCCTCCATGAGCAGCGGGATCGACCCGGACGCCGCGAGCGCGGGGCGGAGCGTGTCCGCGGTCAGCGCGCGGTGCGCGGTCGGAAGGTCGGCGAGGCCCGCGAACGGCGTCGCGTCTCCCGCGGTGTGGAAGATGACCCGGCGGAACTGGAGGGCGAGCGAGCGACGCGTGAGCACGTTCGCCGCCGCGGCGAGCCCGAAGCCGGCGAGCAGCGCGCCGCGCCGCGCGCCCGCGGCGAGCCCGCGCGCCTGGGTCGTGAGCACGTGCAGCCGCGCCCACGGGTGCGCGAGGATTTCGTCCGCGCCGGTCGGGCCTAACAGCCGGTCGAGCGCCGCGCCGAGCACGGACGAGACCTCGTGCGGGGTGGCGCGCCGCGACGAGTAGCGCTGCTCGTGCACGTAGTACCGGTGCCCGCGGTCGAGCGCAGCGGCCGGGTCGCGTTGCGCGAGACACGCCATCCGCCACGAGCCGATCGACGAGCCGATGAGGTGCAGCGGGCGGTCGCGGGACGCACGCAGGAACTCGCCGAACAGGTAGCGATCGAGCCCCGCGAGGACGAGCCATTTGGCGCCACCGGACGCCGCGGGCAGGACGTCGACGTCCTCCGCGCGGAAGCCCCGCTCGCGGATCAGGGCGAGCGCCTCGGGACCGGCGCGGAGCACGAGGGCGGAGGGCACACGGTACAATCTGGTGCCGCCCGGGCGCGGCGACGTAGCCGCGCGCCCCGGTCACGACGTGGCCGGCACCTTGGACAGGACGGCGACGAGTCGGTAGCCTGCGGTCGAGCCGTCGGGCGTCGGGCGGTCGACCGCGCGGCGGGCGACCTGCAGCAGGTAGCGATACCCGGGCTCGTACGCGAAGCCGCTGATCGTGTCGTAGAAGAGCGCGAACGGCGCGTCGGCCCGCTCGCGGACGCGCAGGCACTCCTGCGCGTCGGGCCCCGGGGACCGCACGCGCGTGGCGTCCACCTCGAACACGTAGAGCCGCTCCGCAGGCGCGCTCGCCGCACGGTACGCGCAGGCCACGGCGAGCCCGCCCGCCGCCGCGACGAACGTGAGGACCCGGACGGCGAGATCGGCGAAGAGCATCGTGACGTCGGCGGCGGATGCGGTGGGAAACGTCGCGCGTCAGTACACCCGGATCGTGTCCTCGATCGTCGGTGCCCGCACCGTGTGATGGGAGACGACGATCGCCTCGCCGCGCGCAACGGCCCTGAACTGAAAGCGCTGCCGTTCGCCCGCGGGTTCGTTCGGCCCGACGTCGTTGACGGTCACGTACTCCACGACGGCCGGCGCGGAGATCGTCGGCGGCGCCGTGTAGTTGCCGGGGCCGACCGTCGCCAAGGTGACGGTGAACGCGGCCCCGGCTGGAACGCGCGCGGTCTGACTTCGGGTGTCAGTCACGGCCACCGACACCGGATCGGTGCCGCACCCGACGAGAAGCAGAGCGGCGACGGTTCGCACGGACCTCCGGAACCGCATCCGACGTGGTGGCTGCGTCATGACGTGCGCACCTACGCTGTGCGTGTGGGCTTGCCCTCGGCGGGGTGGAATGACCTCCGCGTTACCCCCACCGCGCGGCCGGTGTCACACCGGCCCCCGCCGCGTTCGTTCAGGGAACGACGACGAGCCCGACCTGCCCGCCGAAGCCGTCGTCGACGGCTGGCACGTTGGCCGGCACCCGCCACACGCCGTCGTCGATCCGGATTGCGACGTGGTGGGCGCCCGCCGGCCACGCGAGCGCGACGACCCAGTCGCCGTCGGCGGTGCGGGCGAGGTCGACCGGGCGCCACCCCGTGGCCGCCCCCCGCAGTTGCACGCGACCCGCGCCGGGTGCCGCGACGTGCAGGACGCGCTCACCGTCGGATGTCACGGCGACGCGGACCGTTGACTCGCTCAGCGCAGACACCGAAGCGCCGCGCCCCGGGCGCGGGGCGCCCGGCAGGCCGCCGGGCGGAGCGGCAGTCCAGGCGCGCGGCCTCAGACGCAAGGTGAGCGCGACGTGCCGTACCGCGGGCAGCCCGCGCGCCGGGTCGGCCGGCTGCGCGCCGGCGCCGGCGACAAGCGCGACGCCCGGGCGTAGCCACCACGTGACCGCGCCGATCGCGAGCGCTCCCCATCCGCCGCCCGGCACCGCGCCCGGGTCCGCACCGAGGGCCGTGTGGCGGGCCCCCACCGATCCGGTGAGTTCGACCCGGCCGCCGAGGCGCTCGATGGCGGCGGTCAGATCGAGCGTCCGCACGCGCGAACTCACGGGCACGAGCGCCCCGAAGCTCGGCCGAGCGGCGGCTGCCGCGAAGAGCGCGGCGGAGTCGGCCCGGGTCGCGGTCCAGACGGCCGCGGCGACGAGGCGCGTGGCGCCGGGCAGGGCGCGCCACGCGCCCGCGTCGAGTCCGTACACGGGCGCGGCCCCGGCGGCCGCACCGGTCGTCACGCCGCCGAGTCCGCCCGCCCACACGCCGCCTACCGTGCGCAGCGGTTCGCCGAAGGTGAGATGGCGACGCGCGTTCCCGAGCAGTTGCACCGTCGCGGGTGTGGCCGGAGCATGGACGAAGCGGGCACGCAGACCCAACTCGACCGGACCGTCGACGTCGCCCACGAACTGGGCCGCGCTGGCGGCGATCTGCCCGGCCCACGCGCTCGCGCCCGCGGCGACGACCCCGTCCGCGCGGACCGCCGTGCGCGCGCCGTCCCACGTCCAGGCGGCACCGAGCGTCGGGGCGATGAGCGCGGCGACCCCCGGTTGGCGGACGACCGCCGCGCCGGCCTCGGCGTCGAACCGGGAGCCCAGGGCCGCCTGCGCGAGCAGCGGGCGCGGTGGGGCGCCGGCCGCGAGACCCAACGCGATCGCGCCTAACGCGGGCGCGCGTCCGGTCCGGCCGCCGGCGGCGCGGCAGGCAGCGCGGGCGGGCCACACGCGGCGGGGCATGCGGCCAAGCTAGGGCATGCGCAGGAACGCCGCGCCCATGGTGTCGACCGTTGCGAGCGCGTGGACGCCGCCCCGCTCAGGGCTTCGGAGGAGCGGCCGGGTGGGACGTCGGCTGATCGGTGCCCGTGGTCGTGAGGCCGCCGGTGGTGCCGGGCGTCCTGGTCGGGGACAGGAGCAGGCCGCCGGCGAGCGTGCGCGCGCGGCTGTCGAGCGCCGCGGCGGCCGGGACTCCCGCAGCGACGTCGAGGCGCACCGCGTCGTCGAGCGCGACGAGTTGCGCGGCGCGCGCGCCGCGCCGCAGCAGCGTCGTGACCGCGTCCGCGGCGCGAGCGGGCGGAACACCGCGCGCGACGAGTTGCGCGAGAACGCCGAGCGCGACGGCCGCCGATCGGCCGGGCGAGAGCGCGCGCACGCGCCGGAGCGCCTCCGCAGGCACCCCCGCCGCGAGCGCGTCGGCACCGGCGACCAGCTCGGCGTCGCCCACGACGGGGGCCAGGGCGACGCGCGCGGTGGCGAGCCGCGCGAGCAGGGCACGCACCGCCGCGTCGATCCGGTCGGGCGCGGCGCCGAGCTCCACACCTTCGAGCGCCTTCGCGACGAGCGGCTCGACGGGGAGGCCGGCGCGCGCGGCGTCGGCGAAATGAGCCGCGATCGCGGCGCGCGCGCCTGGCGCGAGCGCGCCCGCGAGGCGGGGCTCCGCCGCGGCGAGCGCCGGCGGTGCGGCAACGGGGACGGTCGCCGCGTCCGCCGCCGACGCCGGCTTGGCGGGATGCGCGTCGCGCACGGGTTGCCCCCTCACCGGAACGGCCGCGAAGAGGACGACGGTGACACTCGTTGCCACTCTCCCGCGCATCACGGCGTCCCGACGACGACGATCGAGCGCGCCACGCCGAGTTCGGCGTCGCGCTCCGCCGGTGCGCGCGGGTCGAGGACGCGCAGCGAGTCGTCGATGACGAAGCGGTACGCGTGGCGGCCGGGCGTCAGCGCGAGCGTCACCGCCCACGCGCCGTCCGGCCGTCGCGCGAGTGGGGCCGCGCGCGCGTCCCAGCGGTTGAAGTCGCCGACCACGGCAACGGCCCGCGCGTCCGGCCGCGCGAGTACAAAGGTCACGGGCCGCGGTGCCTCGCCCGACGCTGCGTCGCCCGACGCTGCGTCGCCCGATGCGGCGTCGGCCGCCGAGCCGACCGCGGGGAGGAGCGGGACGTGCGCGCCACGCGTCTCGGTCGCGCGGGCGATCGGAACGGGCGTCGGCGAGGCGACGCGTGCCCGCCAGCGTTCCGTCACGACGAGCAGGCCGCCGACGGCCGCCGCCGCCGCGAGCGCACCGATCACCCGCCGGCGCCCGCGCGCCCTATTGGTACGACTCGGGCGCGCGGCGCGGTCCGCTGCGGCAGCGGCGACGACGCGCGCGACGGCCTCGGGCGACGTCGGCGGGAGCTGGCGGAGCGCGTCGACCGCTCGGCGCACCTCGGGCGAGAGTGCCATGTCCGGGGCGTCCGGCTCGTCGCCGGTCCGACTCGCGGCGGGGCCCGTCACAACACCCCCTCGCGCCGCAGCCGCGCGTGCACCGCGTCGCAGGCCCGCTTCACGCGCATGCGGAGGGTCGAGAGCCGGGCGCCGGTCGCACGCGCGATTTCTTCGTACGAGAGCTGTTCGACGTGCCGCAGCAGGAACGCCTCGCGCTGTTCGGGCGACAACTCGGCGAGCGTCCGCGCGACGAGGTCGCGCAGCGCCTCCGCGTCGAGGTCCGCGGCGGCGTCGTCCGACGCCGCGCAGCCGGCGAGCCGCGCGTCGCCGTCGGGGACGGCGCGGCGGCGCCAGCGGGCGCGCGCGTGGGTGCTCCGGCACCGATTAGCCAACACGCGAAAGAGCCACGGTTCGAAGGGCGAGTCCTCGCGGAAGCGCGGCAGGGCGCGGTGTACACGGACGAACGCGTCCTGGACCGCCTCCTCCGCGTCCTCGCGGTCGAGGCCCATGTTGCGCGCGAATCGAACGCACCGGGCGTGGTAGCGCTCGACGAGGACGGTGAACGCGCGCGCGTCGCCCGCGCCCGCGAGGCGCGCGAGCACCTCGGGCGGGCGCGCGTCGAACGCATCCCGCGCCGGGTCCCACGCTGCGCGCGCGTCGTCAGCGGCGGTCGACGGCACGCGCGCGAGTGCGGGGGCAGCGCCGTGCACGTCCCCCTTTACCCCGCCACGGCCGCGCGCGTCACGCGGCCCGCGCGGCCGGCGCGGCGGGCGCGTTCGCCGCGCCGGCCCCGAGCGCGATCAGGAGCGCGAACGCCGCGACGACGCCGAGCGCGAGCGGCAGGCTGCCGAGGAGCGTCGAGAGGCCGCCGATCGTCGGCGGGCCGATGACGAATCCGAAGTAGCCGAGCGTCGACACCGCCGCGATCCCGGCGCTGCCGGCGCGGCGCCCACTCGCGCTGAAGAGGATCGGGACGAGGTTCGCGTAGCCGAGACCGACCGCGGCGAAGCCGAGCACGGCGGCCACGTACGGCGAGACCAGCGCGACCGTGAGTCCCGCCGCGGCGACGAGCCCGCTCGCGCGCAGCGTCCGGCCGCGGCCGAGGCGCGCGATCACCATGTCGCCCGAGAAGCGGCCGAGGGTCATCGCGATCGAGAACGCCGCGTAGCCGAGCGCCGCGGCGGCGGGCGCGACGCCGGTCGTCCGTTGGAGGAGCAGCGCGCTCCAGTCGCTCATCGCGCCCTCGCCGAAGAGGCCGCAGAAGGCGAGCGCGCCGAGCGCGAGCAGCGTTCGGTCGCGGGCGAGGGTCGCGAGCGAGGGCCGCGCGGCCCGCTCGGCCGTCGTGTGCAGTGCGGCGGGCGTCTCGCGCAGGAGCGAGCGGCTGACGACGGCCGAGATCACCGCGCAGGCCACGCCCGCAGCGGGGAGCGTGACGCGCGGCGTATCGCCGTGCCGGAGGAGGAGCGCCGCGAGGGCGGAGCCGAGGAAGCCGCCGAGACTGAAGCAGCCGTGGAACGAGGACATGCGCGGCCGCGCGTCGCGCGCCTCGAGCAGCGTCGCCTGCGCGTTCATCGGCACCTCGGTCGCGCCCCGCGTGAAGCCGAGTAGCGCGGTCGACGCGATGAGGAGCGGGAGGCTCGGCGCAAAAGCGGGCACGCCGAGCGCGAGGCAGGCGACGACCGAGGCGACGCGCGTGACGCGGCGGCTGCCGGCGCGCGTGGCGAGCGCGCCGGCGAGCGGCTGGGCGACGAACGCGCCGCCGACCATTCCGGCGAGCGCGCTCGCGAAGGCGAGGTCGGTGAGGTGCAGGCCGCCCTTGATGAGCGGCAGGTGCGCGACCCAGAGGCCGAAGGTCAGGCCGTCGAGCAGGAAGATCGCGGCGATGGCGACGCGCGGCGCGTCCCACGCCCGGCCCGCCGCCTCGCCGCTGCCTAACGCCACGCCGCCTGCGCTCACTCGGCCCGCCCGTCCCCGGCGCCCCCGCGCGCGACCCAGGCGCGCATCCGCGCCTCGAACACGTCCATCGGAAGCGCGCCGGCGCCGAGCACCTCGTCGTGGAAGGCGCGGAGGTCGAAGCGGGGGCCTAACGCCTGGCGGGCCGCGTCGCGGAGGCGGAGGATCGTGAGCTGGCCGACCTTGTAGGCGAGCGCCTGGCCGGGCCAGGCGATGTAGCGGTCGGTCTCGCTCTGGACCAGCGGCTCGCTCTCGCTCGAGTGGGCGCGGAAAAAGGCGACGGCCTCGTCGCGCGTCCAGTGGCGGTCGTGGATGCCCGTGTCGAGCACCAGCCGGATCGCGCGGAGCATCTCGTCGTCGAGGCGGCCGTAGTCGTTGTACGGGTCCTGGTAGAAGCCCACCTCCTTGCCGAGCCGCTCGGAGTAGAGCGCCCAGCCCTCGACGTAGGCGGTGTACTGCGCCTGCTGGCGGAAGGGCGGAAGTGAGGGGAGCTCCTGGGCGATCGAGATCTGCATGTGGTGCCCGGGGACGCCCTCGTGGTAGGCGGTCGACTCGTTGTTGATCGTCAGCTGCTTGGCGAAGTCGTAGGTGTTGACGAAGACGTGGCCGGGGCGCGAGCCGTCCGGGGTGCCCTGGTTGTAGGCCGTCGAGGCCTCCTTTTCGCGGAAGGGCTCGACGGGGAGCACCTCGAGCTTGGCCTTGGGCAGGCGGCCGAAGAGCGTCGGCAGCTTGGCGTACATCTGCCCGATGTACTTCCGGTACTCGTCGAGGATCTGCTCGCGCGACGCGGGGTGCAGCGCGGGCATCTTGGGGAGCGAGTCGCGCATGGCCTGCACGCTCGCGAAGCCCAACCGCCGGGCGATCGCGAGCTGCTCGCCCTCGATGCGGGCGACCTCGCGGAGGCCTAACTCGTGGATCTCGCGCGGCGTGAGGGTCGTCGTGGTCTGGCGCCGGACCGCGTAGGCGTACCGCGCCTGGCCGTCGGGGAGGGCCCACGTGCCGATCGAGTCGCGGCCGTGGGGGGCGTACTCGTCGCGGAGGAAGGCGGTGAAGCGGACGTAGGCCGGGAGCACCGAGTCGCGGATCGCGGCGAGCACCGCGCCGTGCAGGCGGTCGCGGTCAGCCGGGCCGAAGCTGTTGGGCGTCTGCCCGAGCGGCACCGCGAAAGGTGACGAGTCGGGCTGCTGGCGGGCGAGACGCTCGCTCTGCGCGACGGCCTGCGCGAGCAAAATCTTGGGCGGCATGAGCCCGTCGCGCATGCCGCGGCGCATCTGATCGGTGACCTGCTGGAAGGCGAGCGGCGTCGCCCGCAGCCGCGCGACGTAATCGTCGTAATCCTTGACGGTCTCGAACGGGAGCGAGGTGACGAGCTGCGGCAGGTCGATGTGCAGCCCCTGCATCTGCGTGACGGGCGTCTCCCACTCGCGGAAGCGCGCGCCCTCGAGCGCCGTCCGCAGGTTGAGCAGCATGAGGTCGCGGTTGAGGCGCTCCTGCTCGGGGAAGCCGGCGGGGTCGATCGCGGCGAAGCGGCGCTCGAAGTCGCGGGTGGCGGCGAGGTCGCGCTCGACGGCCGCGGGGGAGTAGTCGCTCAACCGGTCGTTGTAGCGCCGATCGCCGAGGATCGAGGCGAACTCGGGCTGGGTGCGGAGCGTGTATTCCCACTGCTCGCCGAGCAGGGCGTGGAGCGCGCGCACGCGCTCGACGACGGGGCGCGACGCGGTCGGGGACGCGGTCGGCAGGGCGGGCGCGGCGGTGGCGGGCGCGGATTGCGCGACCACGGGCGAGACGAGGGGTCCGGCGACGAACGCGGTCGCGGCGAGCAGGCGAAGAGCGCGCATGAGGGCGGCGTAGGGATGGAACGGCACGCCGGAAAGCTCGCCCGGCACCGGTCAACGCCGGTAGATGGTCACCACCGTTTCGTCGAACGCGAGGCGGTCCGCGGCGGGCGGGAGCGGGTGGCCGCGGGCGTGCTCGGCCGCCAGCACGCGCGCGAAGCCCGTGGCGCGCCACGTGTCGAGCACGCGGTCCAGCATGCGCGACTCGTACGGCGGGTCGGCGAAGGCGACGTCGTAGCTGTCGGGCGCGAGCGCGGCCGCGAAGGGGAGCGCGTCGCGCTTGAAGACGCGCGTGCGGTCGCGCAGGCGGAGCGCCGCCACGTTGGCGCGGAGCGCGTGCAGGCTGGCCGGGCGGAATTCGACGAAGTCGGCGCGCGCCGCCCCGCGCGAGATCGCCTCGAGGCCGAGCGCGCCGGTGCCGGCGAAGAGGTCGAGGACGCGGGCGCGCGGGAGGTCCGCGCCTAACGCGTCGAGGAGCGCCGCGCGGACGTGCTCGGCGGTCGGGCGGACGCGGAAGTCGTTCGGCGACGTCAGGTCGCGGCCGGCGAAGGCGCCGGCGACGATCCTCACCGGGCCGGTCCCCGCGTCGGCTCCGCCGGGGGATCGGCGGCCGGCGCGCCGTACAGGACGTCGACGGCGGCGGCGAGGTAGGCGAGCGGGGCGTTCCAGTTGATCGCCACTTCGTTCGCCGCGTAGGCGCACGTGCTGTCGACGTACGACCGGGCGGGGAGGCGCGACGGGTACCCGGGGCAATGGTCCTGCTGCCCGGGGTTCGGGCCGCCGACGAGGAACCCCGGGACGGGCGCGACGACGGTGTCGGCGGCCGAG
The Gemmatimonadetes bacterium T265 genome window above contains:
- a CDS encoding pseudouridine synthase — its product is MGRQIRRRMTHRERDGGARRRRSDTQSYRRDAPGGPPRTAADPAHGDRVGVARALSKLGAGSRRDGERWVEAGRVRVNGRLVHDPTLRIDPRRDRLTLDGAPVRAATRRYYALHKPRGVVVSRVDERGAPSVYSLLPPDVAEFVAPVGRLDRASEGLLLFTNDTRWANALLAPSSHVPKTYHVQVDVRPHDALVARLLAGLDTPEGERLAAAAARVLRAADRSGWLELVLHEGRNRHIRRMLAAADVEVRRLIRVAVGPLALGSLARGALRPLADAERDALARAAGVGHRPGHDPRL
- the algU_2 gene encoding RNA polymerase sigma factor, giving the protein MHGAAPALARVPSTAADDARAAWDPARDAFDARPPEVLARLAGAGDARAFTVLVERYHARCVRFARNMGLDREDAEEAVQDAFVRVHRALPRFREDSPFEPWLFRVLANRCRSTHARARWRRRAVPDGDARLAGCAASDDAAADLDAEALRDLVARTLAELSPEQREAFLLRHVEQLSYEEIARATGARLSTLRMRVKRACDAVHARLRREGVL
- a CDS encoding MFS transporter — protein: MALGSGEAAGRAWDAPRVAIAAIFLLDGLTFGLWVAHLPLIKGGLHLTDLAFASALAGMVGGAFVAQPLAGALATRAGSRRVTRVASVVACLALGVPAFAPSLPLLIASTALLGFTRGATEVPMNAQATLLEARDARPRMSSFHGCFSLGGFLGSALAALLLRHGDTPRVTLPAAGVACAVISAVVSRSLLRETPAALHTTAERAARPSLATLARDRTLLALGALAFCGLFGEGAMSDWSALLLQRTTGVAPAAAALGYAAFSIAMTLGRFSGDMVIARLGRGRTLRASGLVAAAGLTVALVSPYVAAVLGFAAVGLGYANLVPILFSASGRRAGSAGIAAVSTLGYFGFVIGPPTIGGLSTLLGSLPLALGVVAAFALLIALGAGAANAPAAPAARAA
- a CDS encoding X-Pro dipeptidyl-peptidase; the protein is MPGELSGVPFHPYAALMRALRLLAATAFVAGPLVSPVVAQSAPATAAPALPTASPTASRPVVERVRALHALLGEQWEYTLRTQPEFASILGDRRYNDRLSDYSPAAVERDLAATRDFERRFAAIDPAGFPEQERLNRDLMLLNLRTALEGARFREWETPVTQMQGLHIDLPQLVTSLPFETVKDYDDYVARLRATPLAFQQVTDQMRRGMRDGLMPPKILLAQAVAQSERLARQQPDSSPFAVPLGQTPNSFGPADRDRLHGAVLAAIRDSVLPAYVRFTAFLRDEYAPHGRDSIGTWALPDGQARYAYAVRRQTTTTLTPREIHELGLREVARIEGEQLAIARRLGFASVQAMRDSLPKMPALHPASREQILDEYRKYIGQMYAKLPTLFGRLPKAKLEVLPVEPFREKEASTAYNQGTPDGSRPGHVFVNTYDFAKQLTINNESTAYHEGVPGHHMQISIAQELPSLPPFRQQAQYTAYVEGWALYSERLGKEVGFYQDPYNDYGRLDDEMLRAIRLVLDTGIHDRHWTRDEAVAFFRAHSSESEPLVQSETDRYIAWPGQALAYKVGQLTILRLRDAARQALGPRFDLRAFHDEVLGAGALPMDVFEARMRAWVARGGAGDGRAE
- a CDS encoding methyltransferase; the protein is MRIVAGAFAGRDLTSPNDFRVRPTAEHVRAALLDALGADLPRARVLDLFAGTGALGLEAISRGAARADFVEFRPASLHALRANVAALRLRDRTRVFKRDALPFAAALAPDSYDVAFADPPYESRMLDRVLDTWRATGFARVLAAEHARGHPLPPAADRLAFDETVVTIYRR